A genome region from Paenibacillus sp. includes the following:
- the glmS gene encoding glutamine--fructose-6-phosphate transaminase (isomerizing) — MCGIVGYIGHRDSQGILVEGLKKLEYRGYDSAGIAVYSDGGLVVRKAKGRLAVLEGQLCEQPVVGSAGIGHTRWATHGKPSDVNSHPHTDEKQQISVVHNGIIENYIPLKEELIAKGYKFVSDTDTEVIAHLISDLYEGDIVAAVRAAVKRMRGAFGLGVLAEAEPDKLVAVRMHSPLIIGLGQNENFIASDIPAILEHTRDVYILNDGEMAILTKDGVTLTDLEGGEISREAYRVEWDLETAEKGGYEHFMLKEINEQPRAYRDTMSPRIDGSRVVLPDVGLTEDIVRSIRRIQIVACGTASHAGLVGKSVIEQLARIPVETDVASEYRYRDPIITSDTLVIVVSQSGETADTLAALREAKRQGARVLAITNVVGSSVAREADHVILTMAGPEIAVASTKAYTTMLIAFYLLGLYIAQTLETVPASFIEETLDAMQKLPEQVEALLGKADLMKKVAQQFKQTENLFFIGRGLDYAAVVEGSLKLKEISYIHSEAYAAGELKHGTLALITEGTPVIALATQEALFEKTLSNIVEVKARGAKVLGIANEGHTEIAKEADETLYIPRTLPLLTPALSAIPLQLLAYHVSVARGNDVDKPRNLAKSVTVE; from the coding sequence ATGTGTGGAATTGTAGGATATATCGGTCATCGGGATTCGCAGGGCATTTTGGTCGAAGGGTTGAAAAAGCTGGAGTACCGCGGGTACGACTCCGCAGGCATTGCAGTGTATAGCGACGGGGGTCTCGTCGTTCGGAAGGCGAAAGGCCGCCTCGCCGTATTGGAAGGGCAATTGTGCGAGCAGCCGGTCGTCGGCTCCGCCGGGATCGGCCATACGCGCTGGGCGACGCACGGCAAGCCGTCCGACGTCAACTCGCACCCGCATACGGACGAGAAGCAACAAATTTCCGTCGTTCACAATGGCATCATCGAGAATTATATCCCGCTGAAAGAGGAGCTCATCGCGAAAGGCTACAAATTCGTGTCCGATACGGATACGGAGGTCATCGCGCATTTGATTTCCGACCTGTACGAGGGGGATATCGTGGCTGCCGTGCGCGCGGCCGTGAAGCGGATGCGCGGCGCGTTCGGTCTCGGCGTGCTGGCGGAGGCGGAGCCGGATAAGCTCGTTGCGGTCCGGATGCACTCCCCGCTCATTATCGGTCTCGGCCAGAACGAGAACTTCATCGCTTCCGACATTCCGGCCATTCTCGAGCATACGCGCGACGTGTATATTCTGAACGACGGCGAAATGGCGATCCTCACGAAGGACGGCGTGACGCTGACGGACCTTGAGGGCGGGGAAATTTCCCGCGAAGCGTACCGCGTCGAGTGGGATTTGGAGACGGCCGAGAAGGGCGGCTACGAGCACTTCATGCTCAAGGAAATCAACGAGCAGCCGCGCGCGTACCGCGACACGATGAGCCCGCGCATCGACGGCAGCCGCGTCGTCCTGCCTGACGTCGGTCTCACGGAAGACATCGTTCGCTCGATTCGCCGCATTCAGATCGTCGCTTGCGGCACCGCGTCGCATGCCGGTCTCGTCGGCAAGAGCGTGATCGAGCAGCTCGCCCGCATCCCGGTCGAGACGGATGTCGCGTCTGAGTATCGCTACCGCGACCCGATCATCACATCCGACACGCTCGTCATCGTCGTTTCGCAATCGGGCGAAACGGCCGACACGCTCGCGGCGCTCCGCGAGGCGAAACGCCAAGGCGCGCGCGTGCTAGCGATTACGAACGTCGTCGGCTCCTCGGTCGCGCGAGAAGCGGACCATGTCATCTTGACGATGGCCGGTCCGGAAATCGCGGTCGCGTCCACGAAGGCGTACACGACGATGCTGATCGCGTTCTACCTGCTCGGCCTCTATATTGCGCAAACGCTCGAAACGGTACCGGCTTCGTTCATCGAAGAGACGCTGGACGCCATGCAGAAGCTGCCGGAACAGGTCGAGGCGCTGCTGGGGAAAGCCGACCTGATGAAGAAGGTCGCGCAGCAGTTCAAGCAGACGGAAAACTTGTTCTTCATCGGCCGCGGCCTCGATTACGCCGCCGTCGTCGAAGGTTCGCTGAAGCTGAAAGAGATTTCTTATATCCACTCTGAAGCGTACGCGGCGGGCGAACTGAAGCACGGCACGCTGGCACTGATCACGGAAGGCACGCCGGTCATCGCGCTGGCGACGCAGGAGGCGCTGTTCGAGAAGACGCTCAGCAACATCGTCGAAGTGAAAGCGCGCGGCGCGAAGGTGCTCGGCATCGCGAACGAAGGCCACACCGAGATCGCGAAGGAAGCCGACGAGACGCTGTACATCCCGCGCACGCTGCCGCTTCTGACGCCGGCGCTGTCCGCGATCCCGCTGCAGCTGCTCGCGTACCACGTCTCCGTGGCGCGCGGCAACGACGTCGACAAGCCGCGCAACCTGGCGAAGAGCGTGACGGTGGAGTAA
- a CDS encoding helix-turn-helix domain-containing protein: MDSIGERVKHIRLMHHLNQQQFSATIHISQGRLSEIEKNLCKPSAETLISLSQEYKVNLNWLLLGEGEELK; encoded by the coding sequence ATGGATAGCATCGGTGAGCGAGTTAAGCACATTCGATTGATGCATCATTTAAACCAACAACAATTCTCAGCAACAATACATATTTCCCAAGGTCGACTAAGTGAGATTGAAAAGAACTTATGTAAACCTTCAGCTGAAACGTTAATTTCTTTGTCCCAAGAATATAAAGTCAATTTGAATTGGCTCCTACTTGGGGAGGGAGAGGAGCTCAAATAA
- a CDS encoding IS3 family transposase, whose product MEAYIHFYNHDRPQRKLKKLTPVEYRCQFSA is encoded by the coding sequence ATTGAGGCATATATTCACTTTTATAACCACGACCGGCCTCAGAGAAAGCTAAAAAAACTGACACCTGTAGAGTACAGGTGCCAGTTCTCAGCATAG